In Gammaproteobacteria bacterium, one DNA window encodes the following:
- a CDS encoding D-alanyl-D-alanine carboxypeptidase codes for MKHLLGLLLLFFAFSSVSAQPQNISVAAKAYMLSDFQTGQVLAGQNEDERIEPASLTKLMTAYVVFAAIKQKLLALDQAVPVSESAWRMIGSRMFIEPNKPVTVDELIRGMIVQSGNDACIALAEAVAGSEAGFTDLMNKEAARLGMKNTHFTNSTGLPDPDHYTTAHDLTLLATAIIRDFPEFYPHYSQKEYTYNNITQPNRNRLLWIDPHVDGMKTGWTKTAGYCLITSAIRDKRRLISVVIGAKSANARSQESQRLLNYGFQFYDTLHLYKKNDSLTTIHLWKGARNELKAGFDRDVYFTLPKGQGDKLKATMEYKQPLIAPVQLGQEVGTVKFTLDDKTIETYPLVALEKVDSANFIGRAWDSVKLLFN; via the coding sequence ATGAAGCATTTACTCGGATTATTGTTATTGTTTTTCGCTTTTTCATCGGTATCCGCCCAGCCGCAAAATATCTCCGTCGCAGCCAAGGCTTACATGCTCTCGGATTTTCAAACCGGTCAAGTACTGGCCGGTCAAAACGAAGATGAGCGCATAGAGCCGGCGTCATTGACAAAACTCATGACGGCGTATGTGGTATTTGCCGCGATCAAACAAAAATTGCTGGCACTGGATCAAGCGGTTCCGGTATCCGAAAGCGCCTGGCGCATGATCGGTTCGCGCATGTTCATCGAACCCAATAAACCGGTGACTGTGGACGAGTTAATCCGCGGCATGATCGTGCAATCCGGCAATGATGCGTGTATCGCTTTGGCGGAAGCAGTCGCGGGCTCGGAAGCCGGCTTTACCGATCTGATGAACAAAGAAGCAGCCCGGCTGGGAATGAAAAACACTCATTTCACCAATTCGACCGGCTTGCCCGATCCGGATCATTACACAACAGCGCACGATCTGACACTACTGGCAACGGCGATCATCCGCGATTTTCCGGAATTTTATCCGCATTATTCGCAAAAAGAATATACCTACAACAATATCACGCAACCGAATAGAAACCGGTTGCTATGGATAGATCCGCATGTCGACGGCATGAAAACGGGATGGACCAAAACCGCAGGCTATTGTCTGATTACCTCGGCGATTCGCGACAAACGGCGGCTCATTTCAGTCGTCATCGGCGCCAAATCCGCCAATGCGCGCAGCCAAGAAAGCCAACGGTTACTTAATTATGGCTTCCAATTCTACGATACGCTGCATTTATACAAAAAGAACGACTCATTGACCACCATCCATCTATGGAAAGGCGCACGCAACGAGCTAAAAGCCGGGTTCGACCGGGATGTTTATTTCACGCTGCCTAAAGGCCAAGGTGACAAACTGAAGGCCACCATGGAATACAAGCAGCCACTCATCGCTCCGGTGCAACTCGGTCAGGAAGTAGGCACGGTAAAATTCACACTGGACGACAAAACCATCGAAACCTATCCGTTAGTCGCGCTGGAAAAAGTCGATAGCGCGAACTTCATCGGCCGGGCCTGGGATAGTGTAAAATTACTCTTTAATTAA
- a CDS encoding hypoxanthine-guanine phosphoribosyltransferase yields MINASQAQQIFATAELIHSEQTVQQTVHRLAAQITHVLSQQQPLVLCVMRGAVIFAGQLLPQLQFPLDFDYVHLTRYGNALKGGEIRWRVEPRECVKDRVILVLDDILDEGITLAAIRDKVLENGAKAFYSAVFAEKQTGRPKPFQADFTGLTVPDRYVFGFGMDIHGAWRNLPAVYAAKD; encoded by the coding sequence ATGATAAATGCCTCGCAAGCGCAGCAAATATTTGCAACAGCCGAGCTGATTCATTCCGAGCAAACCGTGCAGCAAACCGTGCATCGTTTGGCAGCGCAAATCACACACGTGTTATCGCAGCAGCAACCGTTAGTCTTGTGCGTGATGCGAGGGGCGGTGATTTTCGCCGGACAGTTACTGCCGCAGTTGCAATTTCCGTTGGATTTTGATTATGTGCATTTGACGCGCTACGGCAATGCATTGAAGGGTGGAGAAATCCGCTGGCGGGTGGAGCCCAGAGAATGTGTCAAGGACCGGGTGATACTAGTGCTGGATGATATTCTCGATGAAGGCATCACGCTGGCGGCGATCCGCGACAAAGTGCTGGAGAACGGCGCGAAAGCGTTTTATAGTGCGGTTTTTGCTGAGAAACAAACGGGCAGGCCGAAACCGTTCCAGGCCGATTTTACCGGCTTGACGGTGCCGGATCGTTACGTGTTCGGCTTCGGCATGGATATTCATGGCGCGTGGCGCAATCTGCCCGCAGTTTATGCAGCAAAAGACTAA
- the lipB gene encoding lipoyl(octanoyl) transferase LipB — protein MQNQSLSVSTPQHFVVKTLGLCDYQTTWQAMKDFTHHRSEQTRDEIWLLQHPPVFTQGIAGKPEHLLHDHGIAVIKTDRGGQITYHGPGQIIAYLLLDIRRLKLSVRELVRQMENAVIDVLQDYHVKAAGRTEAPGVYVGKAKIASLGLKIRKNFCYHGIALNVDMDLTPFSYINPCGYQGLQVTQTKDLGIPDGVEVLGAKLANHLQETLLTRKIN, from the coding sequence ATGCAAAATCAATCCTTGTCTGTTTCCACTCCACAACATTTCGTCGTCAAAACACTGGGGTTATGCGATTACCAGACAACCTGGCAGGCCATGAAGGATTTTACGCATCACCGCAGCGAGCAAACCCGCGATGAAATTTGGCTTTTGCAACACCCGCCGGTTTTTACTCAAGGCATTGCCGGAAAACCGGAGCATCTGCTGCACGATCATGGCATTGCGGTGATTAAGACGGATCGCGGCGGCCAGATTACTTATCATGGGCCGGGACAAATTATTGCGTATTTGTTGCTGGACATCCGCCGCCTGAAACTCAGTGTGCGCGAATTGGTCAGACAAATGGAAAATGCCGTGATCGACGTGCTGCAAGATTATCACGTCAAAGCCGCCGGCCGCACAGAAGCGCCCGGCGTGTATGTCGGCAAAGCCAAAATCGCATCGTTGGGTCTTAAAATCCGGAAAAACTTTTGTTACCACGGCATCGCGCTGAATGTGGATATGGACTTAACGCCGTTTTCGTACATCAATCCTTGCGGTTACCAAGGATTACAAGTCACGCAAACCAAAGATCTGGGCATTCCCGACGGCGTGGAAGTTTTAGGTGCAAAACTAGCAAATCATTTACAAGAAACACTTCTTACCAGAAAAATCAACTGA
- a CDS encoding DUF2231 domain-containing protein, producing MKHPIHPMLVHFPVATWFLATLADIASLFTNEQVGWVAGVLLVTGTITALLAMTTGLLELGKIDPQSPAAKIANQHMILVMTSWSCYAVSLFLRLSGTQLEQPGLIAIALSVTGFVFLCGAGWLGGKLVYEYGVGTHLNNPSRSK from the coding sequence ATGAAACACCCTATCCATCCGATGTTGGTTCATTTCCCGGTAGCAACCTGGTTTCTTGCCACGCTCGCAGACATTGCCAGTTTATTTACTAATGAACAAGTCGGTTGGGTGGCTGGGGTGTTGCTGGTTACCGGCACGATTACCGCGTTGCTGGCGATGACGACCGGCCTGCTGGAACTAGGGAAAATCGATCCGCAGAGCCCAGCGGCAAAGATAGCCAATCAGCACATGATACTGGTCATGACCAGCTGGTCTTGTTATGCGGTCAGTTTATTTTTGCGACTGAGCGGCACGCAACTCGAACAACCGGGTTTGATCGCCATCGCTTTGTCGGTTACCGGTTTTGTTTTTCTTTGCGGCGCCGGATGGCTGGGCGGGAAACTGGTGTATGAATATGGCGTAGGTACTCATCTCAACAATCCGAGCCGTTCCAAGTAA
- a CDS encoding NUDIX hydrolase: MKYCSHCSATVELSIPEGDSLLRYICTVCKTIHYQNPKMVVGCIPEWEDKILLCRRAIEPRLGWWTLPAGFMENNETLAQAAARETLEEANARVEIGDLYAVYSLPHISQVYFLFRARLLDLDFKPGIESLEVKLVSEHEIPWEEMAFRVIHDPLQQYFKERKEGKLGFHMGVIDKPSGRS; this comes from the coding sequence ATGAAATATTGCAGCCATTGCAGCGCCACCGTCGAATTGAGCATCCCGGAAGGCGACTCATTGCTACGCTACATATGCACTGTGTGCAAAACCATTCACTATCAAAATCCCAAAATGGTGGTCGGCTGCATTCCGGAATGGGAGGATAAAATCTTGCTGTGCCGCCGCGCCATCGAACCGCGGCTGGGCTGGTGGACACTGCCGGCCGGTTTTATGGAAAACAATGAAACGCTGGCGCAAGCCGCGGCGCGCGAAACGTTGGAAGAAGCCAATGCGCGCGTGGAAATCGGCGATTTGTACGCTGTCTATAGCCTGCCGCATATCAGCCAGGTTTATTTCTTATTTCGCGCACGGCTGCTCGACCTCGATTTCAAACCCGGCATCGAAAGCCTGGAAGTCAAATTGGTTTCCGAGCACGAAATACCCTGGGAAGAAATGGCGTTTCGCGTCATCCACGATCCATTGCAGCAATATTTCAAGGAACGCAAAGAAGGGAAACTGGGATTTCATATGGGTGTTATCGACAAGCCATCTGGTCGTTCCTGA
- a CDS encoding DUF2914 domain-containing protein, giving the protein MSSNTLKIRIQIQQPQPQAIEELYPEPEVTYEETLDWNRIAIAAVLLLSLLVLTGYLLFAGGDGEKIPADSTTATVPEDSALQKKTKPQLGTANDTTGTQFSELISAQKPTSEPAEPVKSKTSNNSIKPVVIPARKPPFNSTANPSGNAGKKIPKTAVQTKPQALAEVKPQVPTDQAEVVRAQLSHAIEAREPVDSIDAVHLQPGESKPIYFYLHLKNLQGKNVRIDWYYNDKLDSKLNLRVHNNNWRTHASKQLDQRRLGAWRVELVDETGNRLAARNFTVTQP; this is encoded by the coding sequence ATGAGTAGCAACACATTAAAAATCCGCATTCAGATTCAACAACCGCAACCGCAAGCCATCGAAGAGCTTTATCCCGAACCGGAAGTTACTTATGAAGAAACGCTGGATTGGAATAGAATCGCCATCGCAGCGGTATTACTGCTGTCTCTGCTTGTTTTGACCGGCTATTTGCTCTTTGCCGGTGGAGATGGCGAGAAAATTCCGGCGGACAGTACAACCGCTACGGTTCCTGAGGATTCGGCGCTGCAGAAAAAAACCAAACCGCAGCTCGGCACGGCAAACGACACAACCGGAACGCAATTCAGCGAATTGATCAGCGCACAAAAACCGACGTCCGAACCAGCCGAGCCAGTCAAATCCAAAACCTCGAACAATTCGATCAAACCCGTCGTAATACCGGCCAGAAAACCGCCATTCAATTCAACAGCCAATCCATCCGGCAATGCCGGAAAAAAAATCCCAAAAACGGCTGTACAAACGAAGCCGCAGGCATTAGCCGAGGTGAAACCGCAAGTGCCAACGGATCAGGCGGAGGTTGTCCGGGCGCAATTGAGTCATGCGATCGAAGCACGCGAACCGGTCGATTCCATCGACGCAGTGCATCTGCAACCGGGAGAATCCAAACCCATTTATTTCTATCTGCATTTAAAGAATTTGCAAGGAAAGAATGTCCGCATCGACTGGTATTACAATGACAAATTGGATTCAAAATTGAATCTGCGTGTGCACAACAACAATTGGCGCACGCACGCCAGCAAACAACTGGATCAACGGCGCCTGGGCGCATGGCGCGTTGAATTGGTCGATGAAACCGGAAACCGCCTGGCGGCAAGAAACTTTACCGTCACTCAGCCGTGA
- a CDS encoding ArsR family transcriptional regulator has translation MSSLSFLGQSQQSLVTALLRNRAGLTVDELSQLLSISRNAVNQHLSSLGNSGLIQSAQRESTGGRPSKIYSLSPDGLELFHRRYSFIAKLLLSWVDKSLGEQELQACLQSLGEQIAGEFEHRMAKQPTPADKLREAAAIMSELGYDANVRQDSENSAEIIANNCIYYQLAEQHQGFCALDLSFLSALLKADIQHKECIVKKGNYCCFAIAGHAE, from the coding sequence ATGTCATCGTTATCCTTCCTAGGCCAGAGCCAGCAATCATTAGTCACCGCTTTACTGCGCAACCGCGCCGGACTCACGGTGGACGAGTTGTCACAGTTATTGTCTATTTCCCGTAACGCGGTCAATCAGCATCTATCCAGCCTGGGAAACAGCGGCTTGATCCAAAGCGCCCAGCGGGAAAGTACCGGCGGCAGGCCCAGCAAAATTTATTCGTTGTCACCGGACGGTTTGGAGCTTTTTCACAGGCGCTATTCGTTCATTGCCAAACTGCTGCTTTCCTGGGTCGACAAAAGCCTGGGCGAACAGGAACTGCAAGCGTGTTTGCAATCGCTGGGAGAGCAAATAGCAGGCGAGTTCGAGCATCGCATGGCGAAACAGCCAACACCGGCTGATAAACTTCGTGAGGCGGCGGCGATTATGTCCGAGCTGGGCTACGATGCCAACGTGAGGCAGGATTCGGAGAATTCCGCCGAGATAATCGCCAATAATTGCATTTATTATCAATTGGCCGAACAACACCAAGGATTTTGCGCACTCGATTTGAGTTTCCTGTCCGCTTTGTTAAAAGCCGACATTCAACACAAAGAATGCATCGTCAAAAAGGGGAACTACTGCTGCTTCGCGATTGCGGGGCATGCGGAATAA
- a CDS encoding HDOD domain-containing protein: MEKSAILSALATEVEQGRLIFPTSTHAAIKINRALNDPDCNLEMVIKLIQLEPLLSAKVVAIANSVVFNRSGKRITDVRSAVNLIGVRTVRNLATAVVVQQLAGAQARSEMVTQLWQHSAHVAALAQVIARRITKQDPETAMFAGIIHEISWFYLLAREKYYPGLVDESLASSWNSDEDLEDETELECEIKIGSAILKALSIPESIIDNIVYLWRGYLAFPPATLGDTLLFADQLAPVKSPFMLPSNQTGFSIANIDLLSDEETLSNILKNSQEEVNSLTHALCV, encoded by the coding sequence ATGGAGAAAAGCGCAATACTGAGTGCGTTGGCTACCGAAGTCGAGCAAGGAAGATTGATTTTTCCCACCTCGACGCATGCAGCGATCAAAATTAATCGTGCTTTAAACGATCCCGATTGCAATCTTGAGATGGTGATCAAATTGATACAGTTGGAGCCGTTGTTGTCGGCCAAAGTTGTCGCTATCGCCAATTCCGTGGTTTTCAACCGTTCGGGAAAAAGAATCACCGATGTACGTTCGGCCGTGAATTTGATCGGCGTGCGGACGGTGCGCAATCTAGCAACGGCTGTCGTGGTGCAGCAGCTTGCCGGAGCGCAAGCGCGAAGCGAAATGGTGACACAATTATGGCAGCATTCCGCTCATGTGGCTGCACTGGCGCAAGTCATCGCCCGCCGCATTACAAAGCAAGACCCGGAGACCGCGATGTTTGCGGGCATCATTCATGAGATCAGCTGGTTCTATCTGTTAGCGCGCGAAAAGTATTATCCCGGCTTGGTCGATGAGAGCCTAGCCAGTTCCTGGAACAGCGACGAAGATTTGGAGGATGAAACGGAACTCGAGTGCGAAATAAAAATCGGCAGCGCGATCCTCAAAGCGCTATCGATTCCGGAATCGATCATCGACAATATCGTTTATTTATGGCGCGGTTACCTGGCATTTCCTCCTGCCACGCTCGGCGATACGCTGTTGTTCGCCGATCAACTGGCTCCCGTCAAATCTCCTTTCATGCTACCTTCAAATCAAACGGGTTTCAGCATCGCAAATATCGATCTATTATCCGACGAGGAAACGTTGAGTAATATCCTCAAAAACTCGCAAGAGGAAGTCAACTCGCTAACACACGCACTGTGTGTATAA
- the ligA gene encoding NAD-dependent DNA ligase LigA: protein MHDNIEKMNRRAQALRTEIERHNYRYYVLDDPAIPDADYDRLLRELQQIEQDYPQLITADSPTQRVGAAPLKAFAQITHAIPMLSLSNAFEDSEADAFDRRAREGLAVDEIEYTAEPKFDGLAVSLRYEDGDFKTGATRGDGYTGEDITLNLRTIRSIPLRLPLSHPPALLEVRGEVLMLKKDFQRLNQQQLAKSEKEFANPRNAAAGSLRQLDPGITATRRLTFFAYGIGQCDDANLPRDTHYRMLQYLSALHFPVSQECRVVTGLPGLLEYYRAIGAKRDDLPYAIDGVVYKVNSLAFQEKLGFVSRAPRFAIAHKFPAQEAMTQLLDIDVQVGRTGALTPVARLQPVFVGGVTVTNATLHNADEIERKDIRIGDTVIVRRAGDVIPEVVAVVAEKRLPGALVFTMPEHCPVCGAKAVRLLGEAVARCTGGLFCPAQRKQALLHFASRRAMDIEGLGDKLVDQLVDQAIVRTPADLYRLGIAALANLERMADKSANNIVNAIEKSKRTTLARFIYALGIRNVGEATAKDLAAHLGSLDRLMAADSEHLQQIPDVGPVVAQSVADFFAEAHNREVIEQLRACGVHWDEHEGKSLLTGTAVPLSGKTFVLTGTLPTMSREDAKEKIEALGGRVSGSVSKKTDYVVVGADPGSKYDKAVSLGITLLDETGLQALLQ from the coding sequence ATGCACGACAATATTGAAAAAATGAATCGGCGCGCGCAGGCGTTACGAACGGAGATCGAGCGGCATAATTACCGTTATTATGTGCTCGATGATCCTGCCATTCCCGATGCGGATTACGATCGATTGCTGCGCGAATTGCAGCAAATCGAGCAGGATTATCCGCAACTGATCACCGCCGATTCACCGACGCAACGGGTGGGTGCAGCGCCGCTCAAAGCCTTCGCGCAAATTACGCATGCTATTCCGATGTTGTCGTTGAGCAATGCGTTTGAAGATAGCGAAGCCGACGCCTTCGACCGGCGTGCGCGCGAAGGGCTGGCTGTTGATGAGATCGAATATACCGCAGAACCGAAATTTGACGGATTGGCAGTCAGTTTGCGTTATGAGGATGGTGACTTTAAAACCGGCGCAACGCGCGGCGATGGCTATACCGGTGAAGATATTACGCTGAACCTGAGGACAATCCGGTCGATTCCCTTAAGATTGCCGCTGTCTCATCCACCCGCGTTGCTGGAAGTGCGCGGTGAGGTATTGATGTTGAAAAAAGATTTTCAACGCCTAAATCAGCAGCAATTGGCCAAAAGTGAAAAGGAATTCGCCAATCCGCGCAACGCCGCCGCGGGCTCGTTGCGTCAACTCGATCCCGGTATAACGGCGACCCGGCGGCTCACTTTTTTCGCGTATGGCATTGGGCAATGCGACGATGCAAATTTACCGCGGGATACGCATTATCGGATGCTGCAATATCTTTCCGCCTTGCATTTTCCGGTATCTCAGGAATGCCGGGTAGTGACGGGATTACCCGGATTGCTGGAATACTATCGAGCGATTGGCGCCAAGCGGGACGATCTGCCGTATGCTATCGACGGTGTGGTATATAAAGTCAATTCACTGGCGTTCCAGGAGAAGCTCGGGTTCGTGTCACGCGCGCCGCGCTTCGCCATTGCGCATAAATTTCCCGCGCAAGAAGCGATGACGCAATTGCTCGATATCGACGTGCAGGTCGGCCGCACCGGTGCGTTGACGCCGGTTGCGCGGCTGCAACCGGTATTTGTCGGCGGTGTCACCGTGACCAATGCGACCTTGCACAACGCTGACGAGATCGAACGCAAGGATATACGCATCGGCGATACCGTGATTGTACGCCGCGCCGGCGATGTGATCCCGGAAGTGGTAGCGGTGGTGGCGGAAAAACGCCTGCCGGGTGCTTTGGTATTTACCATGCCGGAACATTGTCCGGTGTGCGGCGCGAAAGCGGTGCGCTTGCTGGGCGAGGCGGTGGCGCGCTGCACCGGTGGATTGTTTTGTCCGGCGCAGCGCAAACAGGCGCTGTTACATTTTGCTTCGCGCCGGGCGATGGATATCGAAGGTTTGGGTGATAAACTGGTCGATCAATTAGTCGACCAGGCGATCGTGCGTACACCGGCGGATCTGTATCGATTGGGAATCGCTGCGCTGGCTAATCTGGAACGCATGGCGGATAAATCGGCGAACAACATTGTAAACGCGATCGAAAAAAGCAAGCGCACCACACTGGCGCGATTTATCTACGCACTCGGTATCCGCAATGTCGGTGAAGCGACGGCGAAAGATCTGGCGGCGCATTTGGGTAGTCTGGACCGCTTGATGGCAGCGGACAGCGAGCATTTGCAGCAAATTCCCGATGTCGGCCCGGTCGTGGCGCAAAGTGTCGCCGATTTTTTTGCCGAAGCGCATAACCGTGAAGTCATCGAACAACTGCGCGCCTGCGGCGTGCATTGGGATGAGCACGAAGGGAAATCGTTACTAACCGGAACAGCCGTACCGTTGAGCGGTAAAACATTCGTGCTCACCGGCACGTTGCCGACGATGAGCCGAGAAGACGCCAAGGAAAAAATCGAAGCGCTGGGCGGCAGAGTCAGCGGCAGCGTTTCCAAGAAAACCGATTATGTCGTCGTGGGTGCCGATCCCGGCAGTAAGTATGACAAAGCGGTCAGTTTGGGGATAACGTTGCTCGATGAAACCGGATTGCAAGCATTGTTGCAGTAG
- the lipA gene encoding lipoyl synthase — protein sequence MTTDTRQKGADKTARNPVKIAPQSRDDLLRKPSWIRVRSSNSENYYEVKRLLREHKLHTVCEEASCPNIGECFGKGTATFMILGDLCTRRCPFCDVSHGRPKPPDADEPLHLAQSIGAMKLRYVVITSVDRDDLRDGGAQHFADCIREIRAHSPHTKIETLVPDFRGRLEVALEKLAACPPDVLNHNLETVPRLYKQCRPGADYANSLKLLKDFKAQFPHIPTKSGLMLGLGETDEEILQVLRDLREHNVEMLTIGQYLQPSIGHLPVMRYVTPEGFKVFEQAALEMGFSHAACGPMVRSSYHADQQAHESGLL from the coding sequence ATGACTACCGATACCCGCCAAAAAGGCGCCGACAAAACGGCGCGCAATCCCGTCAAAATAGCACCGCAATCGCGTGACGATCTGCTGCGCAAACCCTCGTGGATTCGCGTGCGCTCATCCAACAGCGAAAATTATTACGAAGTCAAACGTCTGTTGCGCGAGCATAAACTACACACCGTATGCGAAGAAGCATCCTGCCCCAACATCGGCGAGTGTTTCGGCAAAGGCACCGCCACCTTCATGATTCTGGGCGATTTATGCACGCGCCGCTGCCCGTTCTGCGATGTTTCGCACGGCCGGCCAAAACCGCCGGATGCCGATGAACCGCTGCATCTGGCACAATCGATCGGTGCCATGAAACTACGCTATGTGGTCATCACCAGCGTGGATCGTGACGACTTACGCGACGGCGGCGCACAGCATTTTGCCGATTGTATCCGGGAAATACGCGCCCATTCGCCACACACTAAAATCGAAACCTTGGTACCGGATTTCCGCGGCCGTCTCGAAGTGGCGCTGGAAAAACTCGCCGCCTGCCCGCCGGATGTTTTAAACCATAATCTTGAAACGGTACCCCGCTTGTACAAACAATGCCGCCCCGGTGCAGACTATGCGAATTCCTTAAAACTGCTGAAAGACTTCAAGGCGCAATTTCCGCATATTCCGACTAAATCCGGTCTGATGCTGGGATTGGGCGAAACCGACGAAGAAATCCTGCAAGTTTTGCGCGACCTGCGCGAACACAATGTGGAAATGCTGACCATCGGGCAATATTTGCAGCCCAGCATCGGTCATCTGCCGGTCATGCGCTACGTCACGCCCGAAGGCTTTAAAGTGTTTGAACAAGCCGCGCTGGAAATGGGTTTCAGCCACGCCGCCTGCGGCCCGATGGTACGCTCCAGCTATCATGCCGACCAACAGGCGCACGAATCCGGTTTGCTTTAA
- a CDS encoding D-amino acid aminotransferase, which produces MIYLNGKFMPIEEACIPVLDRGFIFGDGVYEVIPAYSRKPFRLGKHLKRLQHSLDGIRLKNPFSNDEWKNLLEQVIAKNDGEDQYLYLHITRGVAKRDHAFPANVPPTVFIMSNPLLPPPAELLVSGASAITALDNRWIRCDVKAISLLPNVLLRQLAVDVQALETILIRDGFLTEGAASNIFVVKNGVLLAPPKSNLMLPGITYDVVLELAAANRIPHEVRDISEAEVRTADEILLTSSTKEIMPITSLDNQPVGKGKPGELFARLHALYQDYKATNMRGHSCGCSHS; this is translated from the coding sequence ATGATATATCTGAACGGTAAGTTTATGCCTATTGAGGAAGCGTGCATTCCGGTGCTGGATCGCGGTTTTATTTTCGGCGACGGTGTGTACGAAGTCATTCCGGCTTATTCGCGCAAACCCTTTCGTCTCGGCAAGCATCTCAAGCGATTACAACACAGTCTGGACGGCATCCGCTTGAAAAACCCGTTCAGCAACGACGAATGGAAAAATCTGCTAGAACAAGTCATCGCAAAAAATGACGGAGAGGATCAATATCTCTACCTGCACATCACACGCGGTGTCGCCAAACGCGATCATGCATTTCCGGCCAACGTGCCGCCGACTGTTTTCATCATGAGCAATCCGCTGCTGCCGCCGCCCGCGGAGCTGCTGGTCAGCGGCGCTTCGGCCATCACCGCACTCGATAACCGCTGGATCCGCTGCGACGTCAAGGCCATTTCGCTGTTGCCAAATGTGTTGTTGCGGCAACTGGCGGTGGATGTGCAGGCGCTGGAAACGATCCTGATCCGCGACGGATTCCTGACCGAAGGCGCTGCCAGTAACATTTTCGTGGTCAAGAACGGCGTGCTGCTGGCGCCACCGAAAAGTAATTTGATGCTGCCCGGTATCACGTACGACGTGGTGCTGGAGCTGGCGGCGGCGAATCGCATTCCGCACGAAGTGCGCGACATTTCAGAAGCGGAAGTACGCACGGCGGACGAGATTCTGTTAACTTCCTCGACCAAGGAAATCATGCCGATCACTTCACTGGACAATCAACCGGTTGGAAAAGGAAAACCGGGCGAACTGTTCGCGCGTTTGCACGCGCTGTATCAGGACTATAAGGCCACGAACATGCGCGGTCATTCCTGCGGTTGCTCGCATTCGTAA
- a CDS encoding S-methyl-5'-thioinosine phosphorylase: MLAIIGGSGLTQLSCLEISHRQIIRTPYGEPSGPLTFGKLRGVDIVFLARHGHGHTIPPHAINYRANLWALHSLKPEHVISVASVGGIRADLAPGRLVVPHQIIDYTYGRNFTFFEGKDQPVTHIDFTLPYSQQTRALLLQAAHNAQQAITDGGVYAATQGPRLETAAEINRLELDGADMVGMTGMPETALARELGLSYATLAVVANHAAGRGANVNAIALKEIYAVLEQAMAHVRNILEHAVGCDGH; this comes from the coding sequence GTGCTGGCAATTATCGGCGGCAGCGGGTTGACGCAATTATCCTGTCTCGAAATATCACACCGGCAAATCATCCGCACGCCGTACGGCGAACCTTCCGGGCCGCTGACATTCGGCAAATTGCGCGGTGTGGACATCGTATTTCTGGCGCGGCACGGACATGGCCACACCATCCCGCCGCATGCGATCAATTACCGCGCGAATTTATGGGCGCTGCATTCGCTGAAACCGGAGCATGTCATCTCAGTAGCTTCGGTCGGCGGTATCCGCGCCGATCTGGCGCCGGGCAGACTGGTGGTGCCGCATCAGATTATCGATTATACCTATGGACGCAATTTCACTTTTTTTGAAGGAAAGGATCAACCGGTGACACATATTGATTTTACCTTGCCGTACAGCCAGCAGACGCGCGCGCTGTTGCTGCAAGCGGCGCATAATGCACAGCAAGCCATTACCGATGGCGGCGTTTACGCTGCGACCCAAGGGCCGCGATTGGAAACCGCTGCGGAAATCAACCGGCTGGAGCTCGATGGCGCGGATATGGTCGGCATGACCGGTATGCCGGAAACGGCCTTGGCGAGAGAATTGGGATTAAGCTATGCCACTCTCGCGGTGGTTGCCAACCATGCCGCCGGGCGGGGCGCCAATGTGAATGCCATAGCGCTAAAGGAAATCTATGCGGTTTTGGAGCAAGCGATGGCGCATGTCAGAAACATCCTGGAACATGCGGTGGGTTGCGATGGCCATTAG
- a CDS encoding DUF493 domain-containing protein, with the protein MSEQPSLIEYPCDFPIKIMGKAQQDFTQIALAIVKFHAPDFDTATLAVKASKNGTYLSLTCTIRATSRSQLDALYQALSSHPMVAVVL; encoded by the coding sequence ATGTCAGAACAACCTTCACTGATCGAATATCCTTGCGACTTTCCCATCAAAATCATGGGCAAGGCTCAGCAGGATTTCACCCAGATTGCGCTGGCGATTGTTAAATTTCATGCGCCCGATTTCGATACCGCGACTTTGGCGGTCAAAGCCAGCAAGAACGGCACTTATTTAAGCCTTACCTGCACCATCCGCGCGACTTCCCGCTCGCAACTGGATGCTCTGTACCAGGCTTTATCGAGCCATCCCATGGTTGCCGTGGTATTGTAA